From Gottschalkiaceae bacterium SANA:
CGGGTATCCAGGCCGGAGATCGCTCCCTTTCCTTGGCTAGTCAAATAAGTTTCAATCGAAAGCTTACTTTCATAATGAGAGGGTTCGCACTCCATTTCTCTTACAACCAATCCTGCCGCATGCATGGTAGCCGATTCAAAATCATTGAAGTTGATTCCTGTATTCCCGATCAAAGGAAAGGTCATGACCACCATTTGCTCGTCATAGGAGGGATCGGTTAAAATTTCCTGGTATCCCGTCATTCCCGTGTTAAAGACAAGTTCCCCAATAGCTGCTTTCTTGGCTCCATGCCAATTCCCCTTGAGTTCTGTACCATCTTCTAAAAGAAGATATCCAATTGACTTCATGCATCCATCACTTCCTGTAAGATCGCGATCATACGATCAATATCACCTTTAGTAACCACCAATGGCGGCACAAAGCGGATCACATTGGCACCAGCGCCCACGAGCAAGAGCCCCTTCTCCGCACAAGCCTTGCAAATAGGTCCTGCTGGAATATCAAACTCAGCGCCAAGCATCAAGCCCATTCCACGCACTTCAAGCAAATGATCCGTCTTCAAATTCAAGAGCTGCTCTTTTAAATAGGCGCCCATTTTTTGTACATTTTCAAGAATGTTCTCTTCTTCCATTACAGTCAGTACCGTAGCCGCAGCACGGGTTACCATGGGATTGCCGCCAAATGTCGTCGCATGGTCACCCGGCTTGAAATTTGCTGCCGCTTCCTTGGTCGCCATCACTGCACCAATTGGCAATCCGCCGCCTAAACCTTTCGCAGTCGCTACAATATCTGGACGCTCGCCGAATTGCTGATAGGCAAAATAGCTACCGGTTCTACCATTCCCAGTTTGCACCTCATCAATGATCATCAAGAGTCCCTTGGTCTTGCACCATGCCTGAACCGCTTGGTAGTAGTCACTTGTTACCGGATGGATTCCACCCTCACCTTGAATGACTTCAAAAAGCACCGCTACCGTTTTATCCGTTGTTGCCGCCTTCACCGCTTCTAGGTCCATAAATGGCACATGAATAATGCCCGGCACCAAGGGCGCATATCCCTTTTGATACTTAAGCTGTCCCGTTGCAGACATGGCCCCAAAGGTTCGTCCATGAAAGGACTGATTCATGGCAATAATCTCATATTTGTCGTCACCGCCACTTTTCCGCGCCAACTTGATGGCACCTTCCACGGCCTCCGCCCCGCTGTTGCAGAAGAACACCTGATCCATCCCGCTCGCCTTGGCCAGCAACTGGGCCGCTTCTACCGACGGAGCCGTCCAATATAGATTGGAGACATGCAAAAGTTTCGACACTTGATCCTGAAGCGCAGCCACCAATTTCGGATGACCGCCACCCAAGCTGTTGACCGCAATACCTGCCACAAAATCTAAATATTCCTTACCCTCTATATCCGTGACCGTGCAGCCCTTGGCCTGATCAATCACGATTGGTGCCGGCGCGTAGGTCGGCATCATCACTTCTTTTCCAATTTCTATCCAATTTTTCATTATTTTTCATCCTCCTTGATCATGCTACCAATCCCCTGATCCGTAAATACTTCCAACAATAAGGCATGATCCCAGGTCCCATTCAACATATGCACCTGTTGAACCCCTTGGTCCAAGGCCTGCAAACACATCTGAATTTTCGGGATCATTCCGCCCGAAATCCAGCCTGCTTCCATGCCAGCCAAAGCGTCTTTTCGATTCAAAGACGAACAAAGGGTCGATGGATCCTCGGGATCTTTCATAACACCATCTACATCCGTTAGAAATACCAATTTTTCAGCATTCAAGGCACAGGCAATGGCAGATGCAGCCTCATCTGCATTGAGATTTAACGAATTTCCATTTAGATCAAATCCGATTGGTGCGATTACGGGCAAATACCCTTGCTCCAACAGAAGTTGCACATACGCTATATTCACCGTCTTTACACTTCCAACAAAGCCCAGATCGGCACCCTCAACTTGCTTTTTTTCTGCCAACAACAAGCCAGCATCCTTGCCCGAAAGTCCAACGGATTTTGTACCAGCCTGAACGAATAGACCAACAAGCTCTTTATTTACCTTTCCTGCCAAAACCATTTCCGTCAATTCCATGGCCGGCCCGTCGGTAATGCGAAGCCCATTATGAAACTTGGGCTCCATTCCAACCTTTTCCATCCAACTCGAGATCGCTTTTCCGCCGCCATGAACAACAACCGGGAGCATGCCCACTTGTTTCATGAGGGCAAGATCACGAATCACTTGGGCCTGCAAATCAGGATTGGTCATTGCACTGCCGCCATATTTTACAACGACGATCTTGCCACTGAATCGTTGAATATAGGGAAGCGCCTCGGTTAATATCTTTGCTTTTTTTACACTTTCAACCATGGTGGCCTCCTTATGTTCGATACTCGCCATTGATCTTCACATACTCATAAGACAGGTCACATCCCCATGCGGTCGCACTTTCCTCACCGTCCTGGATGGTAACCAAAACCTGAAGCTTCTCTTCCGACAAGATTTTTGCGGCAACGTCTTCATTAAAGACAATAGGAACGCCCCCTTTCATCAAGTCAATCAAGCCTTGCTGGCTCTGAATCTGAATACCAACTTCCTTGGGGTTGAAATCTGCGCCCGAATAACCCATCGCACATAAAATTCTCCCCCAGTTGGCGTCTTCACCAAAGAAAGCTGTTTTCACCAGACTAGAAGAGACAATCGAGCGCGCCATTCGTTTTGCCGCCTCTTTCGTAGCCGCTCCAACCACCTGTGCCTCGATCAGTTTTCCCGCGCCCTCTCCATCGGAAACAATGGCAATCGCCAAAGTCTGATGAATCTTAAAAAACGCCTCTTTAAAGGCTTGATAGCCTTGGCCGTCTTTACTAATCAATACATTTGACTGCCCATTTGCAAAAACGGCTACCGTATCATTGGTACTGGTATCGCCATCCACAGAAATCATATGATAGCTTTCATCCGATGCTTCTTTCAACAATTCCTGTAACAAAGCAGTCTCAATTTTCGCATCTGTTGTAACAAAGGCCAGCATGGTTGCCATATTGGGATGAATCATCCCCGATCCCTTTGCCATGCCCCCAAGTGTAACCTCTTTCCCCTGAATTTCGATTGTCATGCTTGCCTGTTTAAAGAAGGTGTCCGTCGTCATAATCCCCTGACAAGCATCATCATCCGCTTGTTGAGACGAATCCAAGAAATTTGCAACCTGAGGAATTCCAGCTATGATCTTTTCGATAGGAAGTGGAACACCAATTACACCTGTGGATGCAATTAAAACCGAAGTTTCCGGAACCGAAAGCGTCATCGCCGTTTGTGCAACCATCTTTTGAAGATCCGCATCCCCCTGGTCTCCAGTACATGCGTTGGCGTTTCCACTATTGATGACAAGGGCCTGAAGGGGCTTGCCCGCTTTCAGCAGGGATTCGCCCCAAATTACAGGAGCCGCTTTTACCACATTCGTAGTGAAAAGCGCAGCCCAATTCATAGGCGACTTGCTGACCATCATGGATAAATCTTTTCTTTTTCTCTTTACACCCGTATAAAAGCCTGCGGCTTGAAATCCCTTTGGTGCCGTAATTCCTCTTGACATAACATCCTCCTATCCCGGGAATTGCCCTACGGACAACAATCCCAACTCCTCTGACCATCCGGCCATTAAATTCATATTTTGAATGGCTTGACCTGCAGCTCCCTTAATCAAGTTATCAATACAAGAAACAACAATCACGCGATTCGTACGTTGGTCAACCCGCCATGCGAGATCACAAAAGTTACTTCCTTTCACCCATTTGGTTTCCGGCAAGGTTCCCTCTGGCATGATCCGTACAAAGGGTTTATTTATGTAAGCCGTTTGAAAGGCCTGATCCACTTGGGTCTTCGAAACTCCATCTTTCAAACTCGCATACATGGTGACCAAAATACCACGGCTCATGGGCAATAGATGGGGAGTAAAATTCAATGTAATGGTTTGACCAGCCGCTTGAGACAAGGTCTGCTCAATCTCTGGTGTGTGGCGGTGAGTCGCAAGGCCATAGGCTTTAAAGTTCTCGTTCACCTCTGCA
This genomic window contains:
- a CDS encoding acetylornithine transaminase — encoded protein: MKNWIEIGKEVMMPTYAPAPIVIDQAKGCTVTDIEGKEYLDFVAGIAVNSLGGGHPKLVAALQDQVSKLLHVSNLYWTAPSVEAAQLLAKASGMDQVFFCNSGAEAVEGAIKLARKSGGDDKYEIIAMNQSFHGRTFGAMSATGQLKYQKGYAPLVPGIIHVPFMDLEAVKAATTDKTVAVLFEVIQGEGGIHPVTSDYYQAVQAWCKTKGLLMIIDEVQTGNGRTGSYFAYQQFGERPDIVATAKGLGGGLPIGAVMATKEAAANFKPGDHATTFGGNPMVTRAAATVLTVMEEENILENVQKMGAYLKEQLLNLKTDHLLEVRGMGLMLGAEFDIPAGPICKACAEKGLLLVGAGANVIRFVPPLVVTKGDIDRMIAILQEVMDA
- the argB gene encoding acetylglutamate kinase, translated to MVESVKKAKILTEALPYIQRFSGKIVVVKYGGSAMTNPDLQAQVIRDLALMKQVGMLPVVVHGGGKAISSWMEKVGMEPKFHNGLRITDGPAMELTEMVLAGKVNKELVGLFVQAGTKSVGLSGKDAGLLLAEKKQVEGADLGFVGSVKTVNIAYVQLLLEQGYLPVIAPIGFDLNGNSLNLNADEAASAIACALNAEKLVFLTDVDGVMKDPEDPSTLCSSLNRKDALAGMEAGWISGGMIPKIQMCLQALDQGVQQVHMLNGTWDHALLLEVFTDQGIGSMIKEDEK
- the argJ gene encoding bifunctional glutamate N-acetyltransferase/amino-acid acetyltransferase ArgJ, producing the protein MSRGITAPKGFQAAGFYTGVKRKRKDLSMMVSKSPMNWAALFTTNVVKAAPVIWGESLLKAGKPLQALVINSGNANACTGDQGDADLQKMVAQTAMTLSVPETSVLIASTGVIGVPLPIEKIIAGIPQVANFLDSSQQADDDACQGIMTTDTFFKQASMTIEIQGKEVTLGGMAKGSGMIHPNMATMLAFVTTDAKIETALLQELLKEASDESYHMISVDGDTSTNDTVAVFANGQSNVLISKDGQGYQAFKEAFFKIHQTLAIAIVSDGEGAGKLIEAQVVGAATKEAAKRMARSIVSSSLVKTAFFGEDANWGRILCAMGYSGADFNPKEVGIQIQSQQGLIDLMKGGVPIVFNEDVAAKILSEEKLQVLVTIQDGEESATAWGCDLSYEYVKINGEYRT